The Hymenobacter sp. DG01 sequence TCCAGCGCGAATACGGCCAGAGCACCTTCCAGCTCGTGCAGCAGCTGCGCGACATCGAAGACCGCGCGGAGCGGACGCGCCGTGCCCAGCAAATCGTTCAGCTCATCTTCCGGATTCAGCCTGCCCTGCGCGACCAGCCCGACTCTCAGCAGAAAGTCTGGAACCACCTGTTTGAAATGGCCGACGGCGAACTGGATGTGGATGCGCCTTTCCCGCTGGCGGCCCCAGCCAACCAGACACCACCCCAGCGGGTGGCCTACCCCAGCAAAGGACCTAAATTCCGGGCTTATGGCCGGGCTGTGGAACAGCTGGTAGAAAAAGCCCTGACTCTGGAAGATCCCACCGAGCGTGAGCAGGCCGCCATTGTCATTGGTCGCACCATGAAATTCCTGTACCGTTCCCACAATAAGGAAAACGCCAAGGATGTGACCATCCTCAAACACCTGAAGGAGCTGTCGGGTGGTCAATTGACGCTGGACCCGGCTCAGGTAGATGCCCAGAACCTGTTTGAGTTTACCAGCAGCGGCCGCCCTACCCCCTTCATCGTACCCCAACCCCGCCAGGAGCGCGACGTGCGCCGAGGCGGCGGTGGCGGCAGCAACAACCGGCGCGACAAGCAGCGCCGGGGCGGCAAAAAAGGCCGGCAGGAACCTCAGCAACCCCCGCAATAATTTTCATGAGGATGAGGGGGAAAGGATCTGACATGAAGAAACAAGCAACTCCGGCATTGCGCAGGTGTAGCTGTTGTGCCATTGTCTGTTCTTAATCCCTAATCCTTCATCTTTAATACTTTTCATGGCCTCTTTTGAAGTGATTGGCGGTAAGCCGCTGAAAGGTGAAATCGTGCCCCAGGGCGCTAAAAACGAAGCCCTCCAGATTCTGTGCGCGGTGTTGCTCACGGATGAGCAGGTGACGATTTCCAACATCCCTGACATCCGCGACGTCAATAAGCTGATTGAGCTGCTGCGCGACATGGGTGTGAAAGTGGGCAAGCTGTCGAATGACACGTACCGCTTCCAGGCCGACGATGTGCACCTGGACTACCTCGATACGCCCGAGTTTGTGGCGCAGGCCGGTGCCCTGCGTGGCTCAGTAATGATTCTGGGCCCGATGCTGGCCCGCTTCGGCAAATGCCAGCTGCCCAAGCCCGGTGGCGACAAAATCGGCCGCCGGCCCATGGATACCCACTTCCTGGGCCTGGAGAAACTGGGCGGTAAGCTCACGCTGGAAGGCAACGACTTCTACCGCATCAACACCGAAGGCCGCCTGCGCGGCGCTTACATGCTGCTGGACGAGGCTTCCGTAACGGGTACCGCTAACATTGTGATGGGCGCGGTACTGGCCGAAGGCATCACGACCATCTACAATGCCGCCTGCGAGCCGTACCTGCAGCAGCTTTGCAAGATGCTGGTGCGCATGGGCGCCAAAATCAACGGCATCGGCTCCAACCTGCTCACCATTGAAGGGGTAGAGCGCCTGGGTGGCACCGAGCACCGCATGCTGCCCGACATGATTGAAATCGGTTCGTTTATCGGGCTGGCGGCCATGACGGGCTCGGAAATCACCATCAAAGACTGCCAGATTCCGGAGCTGGGCCTGATTCCGGACACGTTCCGCAAGCTGGGCATTCAGCTGGAGTTCCGCGGCGACGACATCTTCGTGCCGGCTCAGGACCACTACGAAATTGCTACCTACCTCGATGGCAGCATCCTGACTATCTCGGACCACACCTGGCCCGGCCTGACGCCTGACCTGCTGAGTGTACTGCTGGTGGTGGCTACCCAGGCCAAAGGCACCGTGCTTATTCATCAGAAGATGTTTGAGTCGCGCCTGTTCTTCGTGGACAAGCTCATTGACATGGGCGCCCAGATCATCCTTTGCGACCCGCACCGCGCCACCGTTATCGGCCTCGACAAGCGCACCCAGCTGCACGGCATAACCATGACCTCGCCCGACATCCGCGCGGGGGTAGCCCTGCTGATTGCGGCCCTGTCGGCCAACGGCCGCAGCGTAATTGAGAACGTAGAGCAGATTGACCGGGGCTACCAGAACATTGATAAGCGCCTGACGGCGCTGGGGGCGCAAATCCGCCGCCTATAACCTCTTCGGCCCATTCAAGCCACTACCTAATCTCCGCCTGGTTTCGAAAGAAGCCAGGCGGTTTTCTTTTGTCAGGACCCTACCCCATGGCGCCAGGCCAGGCCGGTGGGTTACGTTCTGGCGAGGCCTGTATAAACCAGCAGAAGCTGCGCAGCTTTTTCATCCACCATCTTGTGTCTTTCCGATGAAAAAATACGTGCGTCTGCTCCCGCTGCTGGGACTGATGCTGGCGGGGTGCGCCCAGTCAGCCGAGCAGGAAGTTTTCCCAGGCCAAGAGGCGGCTTCTACGGCCTCCGTTTCTGCTGCTTCCCCCACCGCTACTGCGGCAAGTGAGGCCGAGGTGCCGTTGGCCCGGCTGTGGCGGGTAGCGGGCCATCCGGTTATCTATCAAGGCACTATGGAGCTGGAAGTAGCTGATTTTGCCAACGCGTCAGCCCACCTCGATAAGACCCTCATGCGGCGGGGTGCCTACCTCACTTCCGCCCTCGAAACCACCGACCCCGAGCGGCATCAGCAGGTGCTAACCATTCGGGTGCCCTCGGCGCAGTTTCTGGCCCTTACCGCCGACCTCACCCAGCTGGGCACGGTACATAGCAAAGAGCTAACCTCCCGGGATATTGCTGCTGAGCTGGCCAAGCTGCGCACCACCTCCGCCACAACCGACACCGGCACCGCACGGGCCGCAGCCCAGGAAACCCAGGCCTTGGCCGAACAAGCTGCCCTTGCCACGCTGCGTCTCACCTACTTTCAGCCTCGCCCACCCCTCGAAGCCTCCCCAACTACCGCTATTGCGCCGCAGCTGCAGGCAGGCCTGTGGTTCGGTTGGCGGGTGGTAAGCTTGGTACTGATTTCGGCTTGCTACATCTGGCCTCTTTTACTTGGTGTGGCAGGCTGGGCCCTGATGCGCTGGCGCCGCCAGACTTATGCGCCGTCTTTATCAGGAGCCGCCCACCATACAGACTATTGAAAGCAAAAAGCCCGGACCAGTACACTGGTCCGGGCTTTTTGCTTTCAGCAGAGGGCCGGGTTGTTAGTCTCGGTCAGTTACCATATCAATAACCGATGTTACCAGGGACAGCACAATGCTGAAAATCAGCGCCGAAATAAACCCATCGAGCTTGAAGCCGGCGAGCAGCCAGTCTGCTATCATTACAATGAGGGCATTGATAACGAGCAGAAACAGCCCCAGAGTGAAAACCGTAATTGGAAAGCCGATAATCTTGAGAATTGGCTTTACTACGGCGTTCAGGATGGCCAGCACTATCACCAGAATGAAGGCTGTGCCAATGCCATCGATATAGGCTCCGGGCAGGAACTTAGCCAGCACGTAGGTGATGATGGCACTGAGAATGAATTTGAGAATAAAGCCCATTGGGAGAGAGGAGTTAGGTGAGAGACAGAGTAAGGGAGTTGGGCTTTTTACGGGCAACAGGCAAAAAAGTGCGGCAAGCGGTTGAAACGGTTCAACTACCTGCCGCACTTTTTTTGCCTCTCAGAGAAGAATAAGCCGCTTAGGCGGATCCTATTTCTCTACGGCGCGGGCCTGCAGCCGGCCCTGCGACACGCCCATCCAGTTGGCCATGTGGTAGAGCAAGCGGGCACCAACAATGGCATTCCATTCGGTATCGCCGGGAGCTACTTCGTTCAGGTCGCAGCCGATAATGGTACGGCCCGAGCGCACCACCATCCGAATCAGGTACAGGGCCTGCTCGAACTCCAGACCGCCTGGTACGGGCGTACCGGTACCGGGGCACAGTTTGGGGTCGAGGCCGTCGATATCAAAGCTCAGATACACTTTCTGGGGTAGCTGGGCAATGATCTTTTTGCACTCCTTTCTCCAGGATTTGCCACCCAGCATCTCTGCCTGCAGAAACCGGTCGGCAAACAAGGCTACGCGCCCGTTGCTCTGGTCGATAAACTCGGCCTCCTGCTGGCAATAGTCACGGATGCCCACCTGTACCAGCTTCTTTACCTGGGGCAGCTTCAGGGCATTGTACATGATGGAGGCGTGCGAAAACTCAAAGCCTTCGTAGGCCGGGCGCAGGTCGCAGTGGGCGTCAATCTGCAGAATCCCGAACTCCTCGTGGCGCTCGGCTAAGGCATGCAGGTAGCCCAATGGCGTGCTGTGGTCGCCGCCCAGCACGACTACCCCCTTACCGGCATCAAGCAGGGCGCCGGTTTTGGCTTTCAGCCACTCCAGCAGCGCCTGCCCCCGCTCATTGATGCGGGCCGGTACCTGGGAGAAGGTGCCGTAGGTAGCCTCCGGCTCGCCTTCTTCCAGCCAGCCGATGTAGCTTTCAGCGGTGGGACGCAACTCCAGGCTTTCAGCCGCAATTTTCTCGTCAGACTCTTCCATGGCCAAGCCCATTTTCCAGGCATCGGGCAGGTCCGGGTCGTAGAGGTCAACCTGAAGCGAAGCTTCCCGGATGGCCTCCGGACCTTCGGCGGTGCCGGCCCGGTAGGAAACCGTCACCTCCCAGGGTACGGGCACAATAACTACCTGCGCTTCCTCGGGGGTAAAGGGCAGGCCGTAAATACCGCCGGCAGCATCACCGAGGGCATTAGGGTCGAAGTTGGCAAGCTTTTGTTCCAGCGCAGACGCAGAATCAGCCATAAACAGAAAAAGTTGAAGTGAATGTATGGGTAGGCGCCATAACGGCGGCGGCCCCCGCGCCCAGTTCCTGCCGCCTTACGGGCGTGGTAACTGGTGTTGGGAGCCGCACTGGCCGCGCCTGATCCAGACGAAAAACTAACTAAGCGCCAGATTGCTGACCGCCCATGAAGTCATAGGTCCGGATGATGTCCAGGATTTTCTCAAACGTATCCCGGTCAAAGAAAATCATCAGGGGTAGCTCCACGGAATTATCCTTGTCTGAGAACTGGGTAACAACCGAGAAAATTAGTGGCTGCACCATGGGACGGTCCAGCAGCAGGCTGTTCAGGGAGTTGGCCATATCCCCGCGCGGATGCGTGGGAGGCGCACCGTAAATACTGGCTTTCAGAATGTTAGCAAGCTGCGTAACCAGAGCCCCAGTAATGATATTGCTAATCTCCAGCAGCAAAGACTCCTGCATCTCATCAATCTGCGTTGAGTCGGAAGTGCTCATGCGCAGGCACACCCGGGAAAGTCGCTGCACATGCTGGCCCGAGAAAAACATAAGCGTGGTGCCGTTAAACTCGCCCCGGATATCGGATTGAATAATAACATGGCCAGCCTGCAAGTCGCGTACTTTATCCAGAATGGTTTTACCCGACACAATATCGAGGTTGGGCACTTCCAGCAACACCTTCTCCTGGGCGACAACCGCGAATGAATCGGCGGCGCGAGCCAAGCCGATATTCAGGATTTCGCGGATGATATCCCGCTCCAGTTCCGTCATGTGCAAATCCATAGGAGTCAATTGAAAGGGCTTTGGGCTACTGCCGTCCGCCACAGGTCTGCAATACGTGAGTTACGGTCGTTTGGCCAGAAATAATCGGGTAAGCGCGGGTACATCCAGTACCAGGCACACCTGCCCACTACCCAGCAAGGTAACGCCGCCAAACAAGTCAATGGTATCCAGCGGCTTACTCATGGGTTTCACCACGATGTCCTGCTGGCGTAAAAACCGGTCGACAATGAGACCAAGCCGACGATTGTTGTAATTTACAATGATGATATCCTGGCGGCCATTGAGGTCCGCTCTGGTGGCAGTGGGCAGTGGCCCGTCGCCGTTGTGCAGTAGCCGGCGCAAGGATACCACCGGTACGTTCTCGTCCTGCACACGGGTAAGCAGCACCCCACCCACCACGTTGAAATTTTCGGGGAGCAATGATACCACCGAATCCGTATGCATGAGCGGGATGGCGTAGTTGCGCTGATCAAGCTGGAACAAGAGGGCTCCCTTAACAGCAATGGAAGTGGGTAGCACCAACGTAAAGGTAGTGCCCTCGCCCAGTACCGACTCCACGCGCAGCTGGCCACCCAACGAGTCGATGGCTAATTTCACTACGTCAAGCCCCACACCACGGCCCGAAATTTCGGTTACCTCCTGGGCCATGGAAAAGCCTGGCTCGAAAAGGAAGCTGCGTACCGCATCATCGTCGAGGTGAGCGGCAGCTTCGGCCGACACGAGCCCACGCTCCACGGCTTTGCGCCGCACGCTGTTCACATTAATGCCACGGCCATCGTCGCGCACCTGAATCAGCACATCGTCGCGCTCCGCCTGCGCCGACAGGATTAGGTGGCCCTGGGCAGTTTTGCCGGCCGCTACGCGTTCTTCCGGCGTTTCCAGTCCGTGGCCGATGGCATTACGCACCAAGTGCAGCAGGGCATCGGCAATGATCTGCAGGATGTTGCGGTCAATCTGAATGTCTTCCCCGACAATGGTCAACTCCACATCTTTTTTCTCCGTGGTGGCTACGTCGCGTACTACCCGCGGAAACTTACTGAACAACGAGCCGACACCTACCAAGCGCGCGTCCATCACGCTGTACTGCAGCTCATCTGCTATACGCGAAAGATGGGCTGCCGCCGCCGCCAGGGCCGGGTTCCCGATTTCCTGGCTCAGGGTAAGCACCCGGTCCCGGTCAATAGTGAGCTCTCCCACCAGATTCAGCAGATGATCCAGCTTCCGAATCTGGATGTACACCAGGTCTGATAGCTCCAGCTTGCGGCTGGCATCCTCATCATCCTCGGTATTTGCGTCCAGAATCGGCTCTTCGCCTCGCACCAGCCGGTCCAGATTTTCCAGCAGCTGTCCTGCATCGGGTAGTTCTTCGCCAGCGCCAACGGCGCGTACCATCTCCCCAATGGTATCAATACCGGTGAACAGCACCGGCACTACGTAACCGGTAAAAGCCATTTCCCGGCTGCGAATCAGCCCGAAAATGGTTTCCATATGGTGGGCTACCTCTCCAATGCCGTTGTAGCCCATTGCCCGGGCATTGGACTTGAGGTTGTGCATGAGTCGGAACAGCTCATTGAGCGCCGGCTCGTCGGAGGGGTTACGCTCTAGCTCACTGATGTGGCGGCTCATGGCGTCGTAGTACTCCAACGCCTCAGCCATGAAAATCTCGCGGTACTCCTGCTCTCTTGACTTCATCGTGCTTGCACAGGTTGAGAGAGCGGCGAGAAATGGCTGGCATGAACAGCCGGTACTGTGCGCACGTAGCGCACAACGAAATCAGCGATGGCAGGCAGGGGCAGAACCGCACTAGCCAGGCCGGCATTGATAACGGATTTGGGCATGCCGAACACCGCCGACGTTGCTTCATCCTGGGCTACCACTACCCCACCCTGCTGCCGGACGTAGCGGGCGCCGGCTGTTCCATCCTGCCCGAAGCCAGTCAGCACAACGCCCAGTACGTTACGGCCTACTACCCGGGCGGCAGAGTGCATCAGCACATCCACAGAGGGAACATCGAGGCTGGCTTCGCTTACGAAATCGGTTTGCCAGCCTACCCAAGGGCTATCTGCGACAGCCCGTACGGCCAGATTGCGCCCCCCAGGAGCCACTAGAACGTGCCCGGCCCTTAGGAGCTGTCCGCTGCTGGCCGC is a genomic window containing:
- a CDS encoding chemotaxis protein CheA, with the translated sequence MKSREQEYREIFMAEALEYYDAMSRHISELERNPSDEPALNELFRLMHNLKSNARAMGYNGIGEVAHHMETIFGLIRSREMAFTGYVVPVLFTGIDTIGEMVRAVGAGEELPDAGQLLENLDRLVRGEEPILDANTEDDEDASRKLELSDLVYIQIRKLDHLLNLVGELTIDRDRVLTLSQEIGNPALAAAAAHLSRIADELQYSVMDARLVGVGSLFSKFPRVVRDVATTEKKDVELTIVGEDIQIDRNILQIIADALLHLVRNAIGHGLETPEERVAAGKTAQGHLILSAQAERDDVLIQVRDDGRGINVNSVRRKAVERGLVSAEAAAHLDDDAVRSFLFEPGFSMAQEVTEISGRGVGLDVVKLAIDSLGGQLRVESVLGEGTTFTLVLPTSIAVKGALLFQLDQRNYAIPLMHTDSVVSLLPENFNVVGGVLLTRVQDENVPVVSLRRLLHNGDGPLPTATRADLNGRQDIIIVNYNNRRLGLIVDRFLRQQDIVVKPMSKPLDTIDLFGGVTLLGSGQVCLVLDVPALTRLFLAKRP
- a CDS encoding DUF4290 domain-containing protein; the protein is MTLPSLHKHELLQREYGQSTFQLVQQLRDIEDRAERTRRAQQIVQLIFRIQPALRDQPDSQQKVWNHLFEMADGELDVDAPFPLAAPANQTPPQRVAYPSKGPKFRAYGRAVEQLVEKALTLEDPTEREQAAIVIGRTMKFLYRSHNKENAKDVTILKHLKELSGGQLTLDPAQVDAQNLFEFTSSGRPTPFIVPQPRQERDVRRGGGGGSNNRRDKQRRGGKKGRQEPQQPPQ
- a CDS encoding chemotaxis protein CheC, which gives rise to MDLHMTELERDIIREILNIGLARAADSFAVVAQEKVLLEVPNLDIVSGKTILDKVRDLQAGHVIIQSDIRGEFNGTTLMFFSGQHVQRLSRVCLRMSTSDSTQIDEMQESLLLEISNIITGALVTQLANILKASIYGAPPTHPRGDMANSLNSLLLDRPMVQPLIFSVVTQFSDKDNSVELPLMIFFDRDTFEKILDIIRTYDFMGGQQSGA
- the murA gene encoding UDP-N-acetylglucosamine 1-carboxyvinyltransferase gives rise to the protein MASFEVIGGKPLKGEIVPQGAKNEALQILCAVLLTDEQVTISNIPDIRDVNKLIELLRDMGVKVGKLSNDTYRFQADDVHLDYLDTPEFVAQAGALRGSVMILGPMLARFGKCQLPKPGGDKIGRRPMDTHFLGLEKLGGKLTLEGNDFYRINTEGRLRGAYMLLDEASVTGTANIVMGAVLAEGITTIYNAACEPYLQQLCKMLVRMGAKINGIGSNLLTIEGVERLGGTEHRMLPDMIEIGSFIGLAAMTGSEITIKDCQIPELGLIPDTFRKLGIQLEFRGDDIFVPAQDHYEIATYLDGSILTISDHTWPGLTPDLLSVLLVVATQAKGTVLIHQKMFESRLFFVDKLIDMGAQIILCDPHRATVIGLDKRTQLHGITMTSPDIRAGVALLIAALSANGRSVIENVEQIDRGYQNIDKRLTALGAQIRRL
- a CDS encoding phage holin family protein; protein product: MGFILKFILSAIITYVLAKFLPGAYIDGIGTAFILVIVLAILNAVVKPILKIIGFPITVFTLGLFLLVINALIVMIADWLLAGFKLDGFISALIFSIVLSLVTSVIDMVTDRD
- a CDS encoding agmatinase family protein, producing MADSASALEQKLANFDPNALGDAAGGIYGLPFTPEEAQVVIVPVPWEVTVSYRAGTAEGPEAIREASLQVDLYDPDLPDAWKMGLAMEESDEKIAAESLELRPTAESYIGWLEEGEPEATYGTFSQVPARINERGQALLEWLKAKTGALLDAGKGVVVLGGDHSTPLGYLHALAERHEEFGILQIDAHCDLRPAYEGFEFSHASIMYNALKLPQVKKLVQVGIRDYCQQEAEFIDQSNGRVALFADRFLQAEMLGGKSWRKECKKIIAQLPQKVYLSFDIDGLDPKLCPGTGTPVPGGLEFEQALYLIRMVVRSGRTIIGCDLNEVAPGDTEWNAIVGARLLYHMANWMGVSQGRLQARAVEK
- a CDS encoding DUF4349 domain-containing protein, which gives rise to MKKYVRLLPLLGLMLAGCAQSAEQEVFPGQEAASTASVSAASPTATAASEAEVPLARLWRVAGHPVIYQGTMELEVADFANASAHLDKTLMRRGAYLTSALETTDPERHQQVLTIRVPSAQFLALTADLTQLGTVHSKELTSRDIAAELAKLRTTSATTDTGTARAAAQETQALAEQAALATLRLTYFQPRPPLEASPTTAIAPQLQAGLWFGWRVVSLVLISACYIWPLLLGVAGWALMRWRRQTYAPSLSGAAHHTDY